The Prochlorococcus marinus XMU1404 DNA segment GTTCAATTATGTTTTTTCTGCAACTGATTTTGCAGCTCCTATTTTTAGATCATTTTCGTTCTCGAAAGAAGATGGACTAAAAATGTTTTATCCGGGAAAATATAATACAAGATCTCAAGACTTACCAGTTGCCTATCATGATGCGGGTATGTTCTATTGGGCATCTCTTGAAACTTGGATAAAACAAAAAGTAGTTTTTGACCAAAATTCCTTTCCATACCTATTACCAAGATGGAGAGTGCAAGATATTGATAACAAAGATGACTGGTATAGAGCTGAGTTAATTATGAAAGTCCTAAATAGTTAAACTTTCCGAAGATCAATGTTTATCTAAAAATGAATTTTGTAATTAGGCTAGATATTTCAAAAGAAATTGGCTATGGACATTTTTATCGATCAATAACTCTTGCTAGAAGTCTAAGATCAAGTAATGATTCCATATATCTTATTGCAAAATCAATACCCGAACATTTGAAAATTTGGTTATCAAAATTTGGCATTAAATTTTTTTTATTAGGAAGCAATATAACGTCAGGTTCAATAGAAGATTTGAATCATACAAAAAGTTTTTGTGAACTTATTGGTAATCCAGATCTACTAATAATTGATCACTATAATATAGACATTAAATTTGAAAAAAATATTAGAAATTTTGTAAATAAGATTTTAGTAATCGATGACTTGGCGAATAGAAATCATGATTGCGATATTCTTTTGGACCAAAACTTAAGGCATCTTGAAAATAGATATGAAAAACTCTTACCAAAGAAATCTAAAGTATTTTTAGGACCAAAGTATTTTTTCTTTAGAGAGGAATTTTACGATGCAAACCTTTCAAAAAGTGTTAGGAATAAATTAAAAAACATCTTAATTTTTATGGGTGGAGGTGACAATAGTTATGAAATAATAAAAGTAATTAAATCAATTAAATATATAAATTCCAAAGAAATATATTGGACTTTAATAACAGGAAAAGATATTCAAGATATAAATAAAATAATTTTGCTTACAAAAAAAATCAAAAACTTTAAGCTAATTACCCATACTGATGAAATTAGTAAAATTATTTCATCTTCAGATTTAGCTATAGGTACTTGCGGCATCTCAGCTTGGGAAAGATGTATTTTAGGCTTGCCCAGTTTAGTAATGATTACTGCAGAGAATCAAAAGGAAGATGCAGAAATTTTAGAAGAAATGAATGCAGTTATAAATTTGGGTAGATCAGACAAAGTATTGGGGAAAGACATCGCCAAAAACATAACAAAATTAATCAATAATGATAATTTATTGAAGAGTATGTCAATTGCATCTTTTAAGGTCCTTGAAGGGCATACAAAGGCAATTAATTTTCTAAAAAAAGAGATAATTTTAACTCTTTAGTTTTTACGAATTTACTATTTAAAATTAATAAAATTATAGATTTATTTTTATAATTTTTAACAACATAAAGTATATGTATGTTTTAATAAAATTAATATAAGGATAAATTTTTAAATTGAATAAATTAAAGGATAATATTCATTATAGAAAAAAAGATATGTGTGTAATTTCTCAACCAACTTTTCTTCCATGGTTAGGCTGGTTTGATCTTGTTGACCAAGCAAAAAAAATGGTTTTATTAGACGATGTTATATTTACTAAACGATCATGGCAACAGCGAAATAGAATAAGAACATTAGTAGGCCTTGAATATCTCACAATTCCAGTAAAAAAAAGCGGAAGATATCATCAAAAGATCAATGAATGTGAGATTGTAGATAAAGAATTTGCAAAAAAAATTTTTAGAAAAATTAGAATTAATTATCAGAAAGCTAAGTATTATGATTTGGTCGATCCGATTGAAAAAGTATTTTTTGAAAATTTAGATACCAACAAATTGCTATCCATTAATTTTGGATTAATCAAATGGATTTGCAAATTCCTTAAAATAAAAACCGAATTTATACTTTCAAGTAATATTCCAGTTAGTGGAGATAGAGGAGAATATTTAGCTTTAATATGTAATGAATTAGGTTTTAGAAATTATTTATCCACTCCTGGATCTGAGCTGTATTTAAAAGAAGATTTATCTCAATTCAAAGAAAAAAAAATTAATGTTTATTTGCATGAATATGAGCATCCTTTATACAACCAAGGATTTAGCCCTTTCATTCCTTTTGCTTCTACTCTTGATTTAATATTGAATGAAGGAACTAATTCTTTAGAAATTATTAGATCTGGAAGAAGGTCTTCAAGATTAATTAATCAAAATCACCTTAACAAATAAAAATATGAAAATAGGAAATTTTGAAATTGGTCTCAATAATCAGCCATTTGTAGTTGCAGAAATGTCTGGAAATCACAATCAATCTCTTGAAAGGGCTATTGAAATTGTTGAGTTTGCTGCAAAAACAGGTGTTCATGGACTTAAACTTCAAACATACACTGCTGATACAATTACGATTGACAGTCAATCTGAAGAATTTTATATACGAGATAAAGACAATTTATGGAAAGGTAGGTCCCTCTATGATTTGTATAGAGAAGCTCATACTCCCTGGGAATGGCATAAACCAATTTTTAAAAAAGCAAGAGAGCTAGGGTTAATTCCCTTTAGTACGCCATTTGATTTTTCATCTGTAGATTTCCTTGAAACACTTGATGTACCTTGTTATAAGATAGCTTCTTTTGAAAATACAGACTTATCACTTATTAAAAAAGTTGCCTCCACAGGTAAGCCCCTAATTATTTCTACTGGTATGGCTAATATATCAGAACTACAAGAATCAATTTCAGCAGCAAGAGAGTCCGGTTGTAAAGATTTAATCTTATTAAAATGCACTAGTACTTATCCTTCTCTCCCTACAAACAGCAACATTTCTACAATCCCGCACATGCGAGATTTATTTAAATGTGAAGTAGGCATTTCTGATCATACTCTAGGGGTTGGAGTATCAATAGCTGCAGTTGCGATGGGTGCCACATTTATAGAAAAACACTTTACAATTTCTAGAAAAGATGGGGGTGTTGATAGTGATTTTTCGATGGAACCTAATGAAATGAGACGACTAGTTGAAGACTCTAAAAGAGCTTGGCAAGCGAAAGGAGAAATTATGTATGGTCCAACTAATTCTGAAAAAAAATCATTAAAATTCAGAAGATCTATTTATGTTGTCGAAGATATTAAAAGAGGGGAATTATTCACTTCACAAAATATAAGATCTATAAGACCTGGTTTAGGTTTGCCAATAAAATACTTAGAAAAGATTAAAGGTAGGCAAGCAAAGTTAGATATTAAAAAAGGGACCCCACTTTCTTGGGAACATTTTTAACTTTAGACTTAATTATGAGAAAGTTTTCAGTATTAATTTTAGGGTGTGGAAATATTGCTAGTAGATTCGATAAAGAGATCAAAAAAGGTTTTAAACCTAAAACTCATGGTGGTGCTTTTTTTGAACACCCTGGTTTTTCTATTAAGGCCTGCATGGATATAGATAAAGAGAAGAAGTTGGATTTCATGAAAAAATTTAATGTTAAAAAGGGTTTCTGCAACCTTAAAGAATTATCAACTTATCAAGAAGAATTTGATGTAATAAGCATATGTTCTCCAACTAGCGAACACTTTGACTGCATTAATACTGCATTAAAACTGAAGCCAAAAATTATTTTCTGTGAAAAACCAATTTCAGAGAATGTTGCCAAATCAAAAATAATTGTTGAATTATGTAAAAACGCAAAGATAAATTTAGTAATTAATCTAAGTCGGCGGTTTGATAAAAAAATATCCCTCTTAAAAAAACAAATAAATCAAAAAACAAGAGGAGATTTATTGTCAATAGTAGGATTTTATAATAAGGGAATCTTAAATAATGGGATACACATAATAGATCTTTTTCGATATTTACTTGGAGAAATAAAAATCAAGTCAGTAGGGAATTTTTTTATAGACTTTAAAAAGGATGATCCGACTATCCCTCTATGGATGACTAATAGAAATAATATTCCCATCTTTATAGGTTGTAATAAAGCTGAAGATTATTCTTTTTTTGAAATGCAATTTATATTTTCAAGAGGAGTTTTAAATATTGAGAATGGTGGCCAAGTATGGAGAGAGAGGAAGGTTATCAATAGCACTGAATATGAAGGTTATAAAGAATTAGATAATGGTAATTTTTTTGCAGGAGGAGATTCTGAATGCATGATTAATGCTGTAGACAACATTTATAAAAATTTACTTTTCAATGAACCTTTGATTTGTACAGGAATGGATGCCCTAAATGCACAAATTCTTTGTGAAGAGGCTAAGATGAAGTCAACAAAAAATTGAATTTACCTTCAATTCTATGAACTACGAGAAGCCCAACCTTGCTCTTTTTGGAGGTAACCCAGTTGTCAAAAATTGCTTTAAACCTTTTAACCATATTGGAATTGAAGAAAAGAATGCGGTTCTGGAAGTCATGGAAAGCGGCGTTTTATCCAAATTTTTAGGCGTGTGGCATGATGATTTCTTTGGTGGTCCAAAATTAAGGCAATTTGAAAAACTATTTGCAGAAAAATTTAAAGTTAAGCATGCTATTGCAGTAAATTCAAGTACATCGGCATTAATTTCAGCAATAGGTGCTATAGACATACAACCTGGAGACGAAGTTATAGTCAGCCCATGGACTATGTGTGCCAGTGCTACAGCTATTCTTCACTGGAATGCCATTCCAGTTTTTGCGGATATAGAACCACATACTTTCAATATTGACCCTGAATCCATCAGAAAAAACATAACAAAAAAAACGAAAGCTATTATGGCTGTAGATATATTTGGCCATTCTGCCAACATTAATAGCTTAAAGGAAATTGCTATAGAGCATGATTTAAAAATTATATCTGACACTTCGCAATCTCCTGGAGCATTATATGAGGGTAATTTTGCTGGGACCATTACAGAAATAGGTTGTTTCAGCCTTAATTACCATAAACATATACACACTGGCGAAGGAGGAGTTTTAGTAACAAATGATGATGAGTTATGTGAAAGATTACAATTGATAAGAAATCATGCTGAAGCAGTTGTTGAAGCAAAAGGTTATAAAAATTTATCTAATATGATTGGTTATAACTTTAGATTGGGAGAAATTGAGTCTGCCATAGGTTTAGAGCAATTAAAAAAATTATCAAGAATTGTGAAAAGGCGCCAAGAAATTGCGAACATTCTTTCCAGAGGTTTAAAAGATCTTGAAGGTCTTAATGTCCCTTTAGTTAGAGAGAATTGCACTCATGCCTATTATGTTTATCCTTTAACCATCGATTCAGATAAGTTAGAGATTAAGAGTAAATTAATATCTAAAGCCCTTGCTGCGGAGGGAATTGAAGGCTTCTCATCCAAGTATGTAAATTTACACCTACTTCCCATCTTTCAGGAAAAAATCGCATATGGCAAAGGTGGATTTCCATGGAATTCTGAGCTCTGTGATAGAAATATAAATTATGATTACGGTATATGTCCTGTGGCTGAAGGTATGCAAGATAATAAATACTTAGGTTTTTCTATGTGCCTAAATGATTTATCTAATCAAGATGCAGAGAATATTGTTAATGCATTCCATAAGATCTGGTCAAATTTAGATTTACTGAGAAACATATAAAAATATAATTTTTTTCTTCCCCCCAATATAAATAATGAAAAAAAATACTAAAGACAAAAAAACTTTAGATATTTTTTTTAAAAATTTAACTCTACCTATTGGTTTAGTATGCAATGATGCAGGATCAGCAAATTTAATAGTAAATTGGTTTAAAGAATACCAACAAAATAAAAAAATATTATGTCACGTTAATGGACCAGCCAAGGAAATATTTCAAAGTGAATGTCCTGAGATAAAGAATTTACCTTTGGATACTCTAATTAAATCTGTAAGAACACTCATAACAGGAACAGGATGGTCTAGTAATATCGAATACAATGCAAGATTAAAAGCAAGCAAAAAAAATGTCTTGAA contains these protein-coding regions:
- a CDS encoding Gfo/Idh/MocA family protein; the encoded protein is MRKFSVLILGCGNIASRFDKEIKKGFKPKTHGGAFFEHPGFSIKACMDIDKEKKLDFMKKFNVKKGFCNLKELSTYQEEFDVISICSPTSEHFDCINTALKLKPKIIFCEKPISENVAKSKIIVELCKNAKINLVINLSRRFDKKISLLKKQINQKTRGDLLSIVGFYNKGILNNGIHIIDLFRYLLGEIKIKSVGNFFIDFKKDDPTIPLWMTNRNNIPIFIGCNKAEDYSFFEMQFIFSRGVLNIENGGQVWRERKVINSTEYEGYKELDNGNFFAGGDSECMINAVDNIYKNLLFNEPLICTGMDALNAQILCEEAKMKSTKN
- a CDS encoding DegT/DnrJ/EryC1/StrS family aminotransferase, which codes for MNYEKPNLALFGGNPVVKNCFKPFNHIGIEEKNAVLEVMESGVLSKFLGVWHDDFFGGPKLRQFEKLFAEKFKVKHAIAVNSSTSALISAIGAIDIQPGDEVIVSPWTMCASATAILHWNAIPVFADIEPHTFNIDPESIRKNITKKTKAIMAVDIFGHSANINSLKEIAIEHDLKIISDTSQSPGALYEGNFAGTITEIGCFSLNYHKHIHTGEGGVLVTNDDELCERLQLIRNHAEAVVEAKGYKNLSNMIGYNFRLGEIESAIGLEQLKKLSRIVKRRQEIANILSRGLKDLEGLNVPLVRENCTHAYYVYPLTIDSDKLEIKSKLISKALAAEGIEGFSSKYVNLHLLPIFQEKIAYGKGGFPWNSELCDRNINYDYGICPVAEGMQDNKYLGFSMCLNDLSNQDAENIVNAFHKIWSNLDLLRNI
- the pseI gene encoding pseudaminic acid synthase, with translation MKIGNFEIGLNNQPFVVAEMSGNHNQSLERAIEIVEFAAKTGVHGLKLQTYTADTITIDSQSEEFYIRDKDNLWKGRSLYDLYREAHTPWEWHKPIFKKARELGLIPFSTPFDFSSVDFLETLDVPCYKIASFENTDLSLIKKVASTGKPLIISTGMANISELQESISAARESGCKDLILLKCTSTYPSLPTNSNISTIPHMRDLFKCEVGISDHTLGVGVSIAAVAMGATFIEKHFTISRKDGGVDSDFSMEPNEMRRLVEDSKRAWQAKGEIMYGPTNSEKKSLKFRRSIYVVEDIKRGELFTSQNIRSIRPGLGLPIKYLEKIKGRQAKLDIKKGTPLSWEHF
- the pseG gene encoding UDP-2,4-diacetamido-2,4,6-trideoxy-beta-L-altropyranose hydrolase translates to MNFVIRLDISKEIGYGHFYRSITLARSLRSSNDSIYLIAKSIPEHLKIWLSKFGIKFFLLGSNITSGSIEDLNHTKSFCELIGNPDLLIIDHYNIDIKFEKNIRNFVNKILVIDDLANRNHDCDILLDQNLRHLENRYEKLLPKKSKVFLGPKYFFFREEFYDANLSKSVRNKLKNILIFMGGGDNSYEIIKVIKSIKYINSKEIYWTLITGKDIQDINKIILLTKKIKNFKLITHTDEISKIISSSDLAIGTCGISAWERCILGLPSLVMITAENQKEDAEILEEMNAVINLGRSDKVLGKDIAKNITKLINNDNLLKSMSIASFKVLEGHTKAINFLKKEIILTL
- a CDS encoding WbqC family protein, which encodes MNKLKDNIHYRKKDMCVISQPTFLPWLGWFDLVDQAKKMVLLDDVIFTKRSWQQRNRIRTLVGLEYLTIPVKKSGRYHQKINECEIVDKEFAKKIFRKIRINYQKAKYYDLVDPIEKVFFENLDTNKLLSINFGLIKWICKFLKIKTEFILSSNIPVSGDRGEYLALICNELGFRNYLSTPGSELYLKEDLSQFKEKKINVYLHEYEHPLYNQGFSPFIPFASTLDLILNEGTNSLEIIRSGRRSSRLINQNHLNK